A region from the Ichthyobacterium seriolicida genome encodes:
- a CDS encoding IS982 family transposase — protein MITCSKITEIFCLVDEFCKKYSQVIDKALLGNKSKRPCRMSSSEIITIMIIFQHSSMRNFKHFYLNYLQKYMTKEFPKTVSYNIFVELMQQNLLPLTLFLKTFCLGKCTGISFVDSTPIRVCKYKRISRNKVFKGIANVGKSTGWFYGFKLHIVTNDRGEILNFCITRANEDDRTPLKNERFLTKIFGKLFGDKGYISKDLRKNLFEKGVELITSVKNNMKNTLMPMIDKLLLRKRSIIETINDQLKNICQIEHSRHRSFANFLTNIISGLIAYSFSPKKPSIKYPVVGNARINSVY, from the coding sequence ATGATAACTTGCTCGAAAATCACAGAAATATTTTGTTTAGTTGATGAATTTTGTAAAAAATATTCTCAAGTTATTGATAAAGCCCTTTTGGGGAATAAATCAAAACGCCCATGCAGAATGAGTTCTAGCGAAATAATAACCATAATGATTATTTTTCAACACAGTAGCATGAGAAATTTCAAGCATTTTTATTTGAATTATTTACAAAAATACATGACTAAAGAATTTCCTAAAACCGTATCATACAACATATTTGTGGAATTAATGCAACAAAATTTATTACCTCTTACCTTGTTTTTAAAGACATTCTGTTTAGGAAAATGTACTGGAATTTCATTTGTAGATTCTACTCCGATTCGTGTTTGTAAATATAAAAGAATAAGTAGAAATAAGGTATTCAAAGGCATTGCTAATGTAGGAAAATCAACGGGCTGGTTTTATGGATTTAAACTTCATATAGTCACAAACGACCGAGGAGAAATACTAAATTTTTGCATCACAAGAGCTAATGAAGATGATAGAACGCCATTAAAAAACGAGCGTTTTTTGACTAAAATATTTGGAAAACTCTTTGGTGACAAAGGGTACATAAGCAAAGATTTAAGAAAAAATCTCTTTGAAAAAGGCGTAGAATTGATTACCTCAGTTAAAAATAACATGAAAAATACCCTCATGCCAATGATTGATAAACTATTACTCAGAAAGAGATCAATCATAGAAACCATCAATGATCAGCTTAAAAATATTTGTCAGATAGAACATTCTAGACATAGAAGTTTTGCTAATTTTTTAACCAATATTATTTCTGGACTTATCGCTTACAGCTTTTCGCCTAAAAAACCCTCTATCAAATACCCAGTCGTCGGTAACGCCCGTATTAATTCGGTTTATTAA
- a CDS encoding cell envelope integrity protein TolA, whose amino-acid sequence MKIFNLKKILVFTSVFFIALSCKKAEVVAEGEIPKSKILKEIISFKLEAFKNEGKIGEKDIEAKSLDFKGQKIYFLILPNGVGPNYKKFIPTITISDNTTVEPKSDIPTSLGNISITEETIDLLKSGVEYTVTSDKDNSVSKYRVIAIRTPQGIESIDFKGEDDIKPHVGKVIDNLNEEISLISSVSSFSAYEDNAILSISDMEIKLNSLENDIPSFISFEGEKRSIDTSVSVKTETSFTKKNRENTDIYEAEIPVLIKIGDLEFIRNYAVVINPKTTELPAANVLAPEVKPRTQATGQDDQQGTEIKILPSSAKSTGTSSIPTKPTVISAPTSFQSEEQKEAKEEATRKAKEEATRKAKEEATRKAKEEATRKAKEFAAKAEELAVKAEELATKAEAEVNKAKDARRAQDTARDTTTRDRAQRNARRAKDAAANHADSAATTASEAVRAAFDSDKEAKKAQNTESEEYAKLAQAAAARANVAAEIAKKAKRDTNLAYMAPSKKD is encoded by the coding sequence ATGAAAATATTTAATTTAAAAAAGATATTAGTATTTACGTCAGTATTTTTTATTGCATTATCATGTAAAAAGGCAGAAGTAGTTGCTGAAGGTGAAATACCCAAGAGTAAAATCCTTAAAGAGATAATTAGTTTTAAATTAGAGGCATTCAAAAATGAAGGTAAAATAGGTGAAAAAGATATAGAAGCTAAGTCTTTAGATTTTAAAGGGCAAAAAATATATTTTCTAATATTACCTAATGGTGTAGGTCCTAATTATAAAAAATTTATTCCTACTATTACTATATCAGATAATACTACTGTAGAACCTAAAAGTGATATACCTACATCTTTAGGAAATATATCTATTACCGAGGAAACTATTGATCTCTTAAAATCTGGTGTAGAATACACGGTTACTTCTGATAAAGATAATTCTGTCAGTAAGTATAGAGTCATTGCTATTAGAACGCCACAAGGCATAGAGAGTATTGATTTCAAAGGTGAGGATGATATAAAACCTCATGTAGGTAAAGTCATTGATAACCTAAATGAGGAAATTTCATTAATCTCTTCAGTTTCGAGTTTTAGTGCATATGAGGATAATGCTATTTTGTCTATATCAGACATGGAAATAAAATTAAATTCACTAGAAAATGATATACCTTCGTTTATTTCTTTTGAGGGAGAAAAGAGGTCTATCGATACTTCTGTAAGTGTTAAAACAGAAACTTCTTTTACAAAGAAAAATAGAGAGAACACAGATATATACGAAGCTGAAATACCTGTTTTGATTAAAATAGGAGATTTGGAATTTATAAGAAACTATGCGGTTGTTATTAATCCTAAAACTACTGAATTGCCTGCTGCTAATGTATTGGCTCCTGAAGTAAAGCCCCGAACTCAAGCAACTGGGCAAGATGATCAACAAGGAACTGAAATTAAAATACTTCCTAGTAGCGCTAAATCTACAGGCACATCTTCTATTCCTACTAAACCGACTGTAATTTCAGCTCCAACTAGTTTTCAGTCAGAAGAACAAAAGGAGGCTAAAGAAGAGGCTACTAGGAAAGCTAAAGAAGAGGCTACTAGGAAAGCTAAAGAAGAGGCTACTAGGAAAGCTAAAGAAGAGGCTACTAGGAAAGCTAAAGAATTTGCTGCTAAAGCTGAAGAACTTGCTGTTAAGGCTGAAGAACTTGCTACTAAGGCTGAGGCTGAGGTTAATAAGGCTAAAGATGCTAGGCGGGCTCAAGATACTGCTAGGGATACTACTACTAGGGATAGAGCTCAACGGAATGCTAGGAGAGCTAAAGATGCTGCTGCTAATCATGCAGATAGTGCTGCCACTACTGCTAGTGAGGCTGTTAGGGCTGCTTTTGATTCTGATAAGGAGGCTAAAAAAGCCCAAAATACTGAGTCTGAGGAATATGCTAAGCTAGCTCAAGCTGCTGCCGCTAGGGCTAATGTTGCTGCTGAAATTGCTAAGAAAGCTAAAAGAGATACTAATTTGGCATATATGGCACCCTCTAAAAAGGATTAA
- a CDS encoding aminoacyl-histidine dipeptidase yields the protein MSTSIRDLSPNRLWNNFEDLNQIPRPSKKEAMAVAFIRDFSEKLGLETTVDDIGNVLVRKPATKGMEGRKTVILQSHLDMVHQKNKDTDFDFDSEGIRSFIDGEWVKAKGTTLGADNGIGVATMMSILESQEIQHPNIECLFTVDEEAGMTGVRNFKKDILKGQILLNLDTEDDDEFSIGCAGGIDTNTLLEYEENVFEEQVLDVDILVRGLKGGHSGMEIHLGRANANKILARVLFEIKTEFHLNEIDGGSLRNAIPREAFAKVFVLEKYEPFFKIELQRIVEAIVKEYQSVESNLEIKLVFNGKTESFKCMGKVLQSNIIKALHICPNGVGRMNPNMDNIPETSSNLARVILRDGRFTTKSLQRSSIDEAKKDMASRVGTCFELIGCYVSYDGDYPGWMPKLDSEILNVMKNIYYERYDKHPKVSCTHGGLECGILGETYPDIDMISFGPTIKNPHSPDEKVNIKSVDRFFSFLLEILSKVPSAV from the coding sequence ATGAGTACATCAATTAGAGATTTATCACCAAATAGACTGTGGAATAATTTTGAAGATTTAAATCAGATTCCACGTCCTTCCAAAAAAGAAGCTATGGCAGTAGCTTTTATAAGAGATTTTTCAGAAAAATTAGGATTAGAAACTACTGTAGATGATATTGGTAATGTTTTAGTTAGAAAGCCAGCTACAAAGGGTATGGAAGGGAGAAAAACCGTCATTTTACAGAGTCATTTAGATATGGTTCATCAGAAAAATAAAGACACTGATTTTGACTTTGACAGTGAAGGCATCCGCTCTTTTATAGATGGGGAATGGGTTAAGGCCAAAGGCACAACTCTAGGCGCAGACAATGGAATAGGAGTGGCAACTATGATGAGTATTTTAGAGTCTCAAGAAATACAACATCCAAATATAGAATGTCTTTTCACAGTTGATGAAGAAGCTGGAATGACTGGTGTTAGAAATTTTAAAAAAGATATTCTCAAAGGTCAGATACTGTTAAATCTAGATACAGAAGATGACGATGAGTTTTCCATCGGATGTGCAGGTGGTATAGATACTAATACTCTGTTGGAGTACGAAGAAAATGTTTTTGAAGAGCAAGTATTAGATGTAGATATTCTAGTAAGGGGTTTAAAAGGGGGGCACTCAGGTATGGAAATACATTTGGGAAGAGCTAATGCAAATAAAATTTTAGCACGTGTACTATTCGAGATAAAAACTGAATTTCATCTCAATGAGATCGATGGAGGTTCTTTGAGGAATGCTATTCCAAGAGAGGCTTTTGCTAAGGTATTTGTACTTGAAAAGTATGAGCCGTTCTTTAAGATAGAGTTACAAAGAATAGTGGAAGCTATAGTTAAAGAATACCAAAGCGTTGAGAGTAATTTAGAAATTAAACTCGTTTTTAATGGAAAAACAGAGAGTTTTAAATGTATGGGGAAAGTATTACAAAGTAATATTATAAAAGCCTTACATATATGTCCAAATGGTGTTGGTAGAATGAACCCCAATATGGATAATATTCCTGAGACTTCTTCTAATTTAGCGAGAGTAATTTTAAGAGATGGAAGGTTCACTACAAAGAGCTTACAACGTTCATCCATAGATGAAGCAAAAAAAGACATGGCCTCTAGAGTGGGGACTTGTTTTGAATTAATTGGCTGTTACGTTTCGTATGATGGAGACTATCCAGGCTGGATGCCAAAATTAGATTCTGAGATATTAAATGTTATGAAAAATATCTATTACGAGAGATATGATAAACATCCAAAGGTGAGTTGTACTCATGGCGGTTTAGAATGTGGAATATTAGGTGAGACATACCCCGACATAGATATGATATCTTTCGGTCCTACCATAAAAAACCCTCATTCTCCAGATGAAAAAGTAAATATAAAATCAGTAGACCGATTCTTTTCTTTCTTATTAGAAATCTTGAGTAAAGTTCCTAGCGCAGTATAA
- the fabD gene encoding ACP S-malonyltransferase codes for MKAYIFPGQGSQFAGMGKDLYEKHPLAKELFEKACDILGFDILDIMFNGTAEDLKQTRVTQPSIFLHSVISAKIKEDSFQPNMVAGHSLGEFSALTAVGVLSFEDGLKLVYQRAQAMQEACEYKSSTMAAVIGLDNETVERICSEMTEGIVVPANYNYDGQLVISGDSNTVEKTCEILKKNGAKKAVILAVGGAFHSPIMEPAKEKLSIAISNTEFKDSICPIYQNITAKGMRDKEDIKRNLIAQLTAPVMWSQSVKQMMVDGATEFIEVGPGKVLQTIVKKINPNMQVSSIM; via the coding sequence ATGAAAGCATACATATTTCCAGGACAGGGATCTCAATTTGCAGGAATGGGAAAAGATCTCTACGAAAAACACCCTCTAGCTAAGGAACTATTTGAAAAGGCATGTGATATATTAGGATTTGATATATTAGATATCATGTTCAATGGCACTGCAGAGGATTTAAAACAGACTAGAGTAACTCAACCCTCCATTTTTTTACACTCTGTCATTTCAGCAAAAATTAAAGAAGATAGCTTTCAACCCAATATGGTAGCTGGTCATTCTCTAGGAGAGTTCTCTGCTCTTACTGCAGTGGGAGTTTTATCTTTTGAAGATGGATTAAAATTAGTTTATCAAAGAGCCCAAGCAATGCAAGAGGCTTGTGAGTATAAATCTTCTACAATGGCAGCAGTAATAGGTTTAGACAATGAAACAGTAGAGCGAATATGTAGTGAGATGACCGAAGGAATTGTAGTTCCTGCCAATTACAATTACGATGGTCAATTAGTTATTTCTGGAGATTCTAACACGGTAGAAAAAACCTGTGAAATTCTTAAAAAAAATGGAGCCAAAAAAGCTGTTATATTAGCCGTTGGAGGAGCTTTTCACTCTCCTATTATGGAACCAGCCAAAGAAAAACTGTCTATAGCTATATCTAATACCGAGTTTAAGGATTCTATATGTCCTATATATCAGAATATTACAGCTAAGGGGATGAGGGATAAGGAAGATATAAAGAGAAATTTAATAGCTCAGTTAACAGCTCCAGTTATGTGGTCTCAATCGGTTAAACAAATGATGGTAGATGGAGCTACAGAGTTCATAGAAGTAGGTCCTGGGAAAGTGTTACAGACTATAGTAAAGAAGATAAATCCAAATATGCAAGTATCCTCTATCATGTGA
- a CDS encoding Mrp/NBP35 family ATP-binding protein codes for MDITRSYIIEKLRLVYPHNSHRNIVDVGMIKDVVISPNSSLVEINVASAIPVMHIKEKLKNDILKVLSNSLNEGVDIKVNVSHKYSSDSNINNIKNVVCIASGKGGVGKSTVSSNLAVSLSKKGFKVGLIDADVYGPSMHIMFGVPFEKPYSVNIKGENMIKPIDSHGVKLLSLGFFTEEGKAIVWRGPMATKALTQMIHKAHWGELDFLLVDLPPGTSDIHLSLVQQVCVTGAIIVSTPQHIAISDVKRGVEMFQSDEINVPILGVVENMSYFTPQELPENKYYIFGKNGVKDISEDLNIPFLGQIPLVQSIRECADVGMPIVLQENNPNTEIFSDITDRFLEKLDFRNKNIKKTEKVKITGMSGCSK; via the coding sequence ATGGATATAACCAGATCTTATATCATAGAAAAGCTCAGATTAGTATATCCGCATAATTCCCATAGAAATATAGTTGATGTGGGGATGATCAAAGATGTTGTCATCTCTCCCAATTCAAGTCTAGTTGAGATAAATGTTGCTTCAGCCATTCCGGTTATGCATATAAAGGAAAAGTTAAAGAATGATATACTTAAAGTCTTGTCAAATTCCTTGAATGAAGGAGTTGATATAAAAGTAAATGTATCTCACAAATACTCTAGCGACTCTAATATTAATAATATAAAAAACGTCGTATGTATAGCCTCGGGCAAAGGAGGAGTAGGTAAATCTACTGTGTCTTCTAATTTGGCTGTATCTCTGTCAAAAAAAGGATTTAAAGTAGGTCTTATAGATGCTGATGTCTATGGGCCTTCTATGCATATTATGTTTGGTGTGCCTTTTGAAAAGCCCTATTCTGTTAATATAAAGGGAGAGAATATGATAAAACCTATAGATAGTCACGGCGTAAAGCTCTTATCTCTAGGTTTCTTTACAGAAGAGGGCAAAGCTATTGTATGGAGAGGTCCTATGGCCACTAAGGCCCTGACGCAAATGATACACAAAGCACACTGGGGAGAATTAGATTTTTTGCTAGTAGACCTCCCTCCTGGAACGAGTGATATACATTTATCACTGGTGCAGCAGGTATGTGTAACTGGGGCTATTATAGTTAGTACTCCTCAGCATATAGCTATATCCGATGTTAAAAGGGGAGTAGAAATGTTTCAATCTGATGAGATAAACGTTCCAATTTTGGGTGTAGTAGAAAACATGTCGTATTTCACTCCACAAGAGCTGCCAGAGAATAAGTATTACATTTTTGGCAAAAATGGAGTCAAAGACATATCTGAAGATTTAAATATTCCTTTTTTAGGACAGATACCATTAGTTCAGAGCATTAGAGAGTGTGCTGATGTTGGAATGCCTATAGTTTTACAAGAAAATAATCCCAATACTGAAATATTTTCTGATATTACTGATAGATTTTTAGAAAAATTAGACTTCAGAAATAAGAACATAAAAAAGACAGAAAAAGTTAAAATAACTGGCATGTCTGGATGTTCCAAATAG
- a CDS encoding NifU family protein, with protein sequence MKREKELELIDKALDEIRPFLKYDGGDVSFVSLENDIVTVRLEGNCTHCTVNTMTLKVGIENTVKKYLPNIKEIRSIDD encoded by the coding sequence ATGAAAAGAGAAAAAGAATTAGAGTTAATAGATAAAGCTTTGGATGAGATACGTCCTTTTTTAAAATATGACGGAGGAGATGTTTCTTTTGTTTCATTGGAAAATGATATTGTAACAGTTAGATTGGAAGGAAATTGTACCCATTGCACTGTAAATACTATGACCTTAAAAGTAGGTATAGAAAATACTGTAAAAAAATATTTACCAAATATTAAAGAAATTAGAAGTATAGATGACTAA
- a CDS encoding 2-oxoacid:acceptor oxidoreductase subunit alpha produces the protein MLIKKKKVTILFAGDSGDGMQFIGKEFADTVAASGNDLSTLQNFPAEIRAPAGTVDGVSGFQLTFGSSSVYSVEGKFDVLVLMNVAAYKSNIFRLKNRGLIIANTSGFNKKNLRLCGYEDDENPLDDDKLDYKIYKIDIDKITQKILEETSLSKKDSFKIKNMFVLGFVYWMYGKQIDHTIDFFNSKFKGQPDILKANIRALEAGYNYGNTVEVVEYRFQVDQASRERGLYRNITGNEAISIGLIAATYKSGLDLFYSSYPITPASEILHFLSKRKNFNVKTFQAEDELAAICAIIGASFGGAFGATASSGPGISLKIEAMGLAVMLELPILVINVQRAGPSTGLPTKIEQSDLLQAMYGRNGEAPIPIIAAKSPSDCFDATYEAVKIAVEFMTPVLLLSDGYIANASEPWLCPDQEKLKVINSSIKQHDPSKKFSPYSRDENLVRDWLVPGTPGGEHRIGSLEKDIETGNVSYDSDNHHSMIKIREAKINNIAKYIPLQDIDNNKVTAKILLLGWGSTYGTIKTTITQLEEEGIDQIAHIHIRYIFPFPPNLGELLKNYEKIIVPEINNGQLSKLIRDNYLIDTIAFNRIKGIPIEIEELKDEIKRHL, from the coding sequence ATGTTAATTAAAAAAAAGAAAGTCACTATATTATTTGCTGGAGATTCTGGGGATGGGATGCAGTTTATAGGCAAAGAATTTGCTGATACTGTAGCTGCCTCGGGTAATGATTTATCTACATTACAGAATTTCCCTGCTGAAATAAGAGCCCCTGCTGGAACTGTTGATGGAGTTTCTGGTTTTCAACTAACTTTTGGAAGTTCTTCTGTATATTCGGTAGAAGGAAAGTTCGACGTATTAGTTTTGATGAATGTCGCAGCTTACAAAAGCAATATTTTCAGACTTAAAAATAGAGGGCTGATAATAGCTAATACATCTGGTTTTAATAAAAAAAATCTCAGATTATGCGGTTATGAAGATGATGAAAACCCTTTGGATGACGATAAATTAGATTATAAAATATACAAAATAGATATTGATAAGATCACTCAAAAGATCTTAGAAGAAACAAGTCTTAGCAAAAAAGATTCTTTCAAGATTAAAAATATGTTTGTCTTGGGCTTTGTATATTGGATGTATGGAAAACAGATCGATCACACTATAGATTTTTTTAACTCTAAGTTTAAAGGACAACCAGATATCTTAAAAGCGAATATAAGAGCTTTGGAGGCGGGATATAACTACGGTAATACCGTTGAAGTAGTAGAATACAGATTCCAGGTAGATCAGGCTTCTAGAGAGAGAGGACTATACAGAAATATAACTGGTAATGAAGCTATTTCTATAGGTCTCATAGCTGCGACTTATAAATCTGGATTAGATCTATTTTACAGTAGTTATCCTATAACACCAGCTTCTGAGATTCTACATTTTTTATCCAAGAGAAAAAATTTTAATGTAAAGACTTTTCAAGCTGAAGATGAGTTAGCTGCTATTTGTGCAATCATAGGAGCTTCTTTTGGAGGAGCCTTTGGAGCTACTGCTTCATCAGGTCCAGGCATATCTCTGAAGATAGAGGCTATGGGTTTGGCTGTGATGTTAGAGCTGCCTATTTTGGTAATAAATGTACAAAGAGCAGGACCATCCACAGGTTTACCTACTAAGATAGAGCAATCAGATTTATTACAAGCCATGTATGGGAGAAATGGAGAGGCGCCCATACCTATAATAGCTGCCAAGTCTCCGTCGGATTGTTTCGATGCCACTTATGAAGCTGTAAAAATAGCTGTAGAATTTATGACTCCTGTACTACTTCTATCCGATGGATATATAGCAAATGCTTCAGAACCTTGGCTATGTCCTGATCAAGAAAAATTAAAAGTTATAAATTCTAGTATTAAACAACACGATCCCAGTAAAAAATTTTCTCCTTATTCTAGAGATGAAAATTTAGTTCGAGACTGGTTAGTTCCTGGAACCCCTGGAGGGGAGCACAGAATAGGAAGTCTAGAAAAAGATATAGAAACTGGAAATGTGAGTTATGATTCTGATAATCATCACTCCATGATAAAGATAAGAGAGGCGAAGATAAACAACATAGCAAAATACATTCCATTACAGGATATTGATAATAATAAAGTAACTGCAAAAATTTTACTTTTGGGTTGGGGATCCACTTACGGAACTATAAAAACCACTATAACACAATTAGAAGAGGAGGGTATAGATCAAATAGCTCATATTCATATAAGATATATTTTTCCATTTCCCCCAAACTTAGGAGAGTTATTAAAAAACTACGAAAAAATTATAGTACCAGAGATAAATAACGGACAACTCTCTAAATTGATAAGAGATAATTATCTAATAGACACTATCGCTTTCAATAGAATAAAAGGGATTCCAATAGAGATAGAAGAACTGAAAGATGAGATAAAAAGGCATCTATAA
- a CDS encoding NAD(P)H-dependent flavin oxidoreductase, producing MKIDNRLTKMLNIELPVIMAPMFLVSNEAMVKSAIDNGIAGCFPSLNFRKDGELKQVIDNLIVHNNDNSFKKGTFGVNLIVQKSNPLYKKHLSICVERKVPFYITSLGNPREVIREAHNYGAKVFCDVTNMDHAQKCYDMGCDGFIAVGQGAGGHAGNFSLQLLVPSLNRKFPDKIVISAGGIANGSGIASMLALGSEGVSIGTLFIASKEATVSQEYKDAILDAKMKDIVLTEKISGTPCTIINTEYAKKIGYKQNWFERLIQRNKTIKKYFKMLVQLRGMKKLNESVKPGSYKTLWCAGQSVELIDKVKSIETIVEDLRNEMKIAIDSLNKTIS from the coding sequence ATGAAAATAGACAATCGTCTCACAAAAATGCTAAACATAGAGTTACCTGTAATTATGGCTCCTATGTTCTTAGTGTCTAATGAAGCTATGGTAAAGTCAGCTATTGACAATGGTATTGCAGGTTGTTTTCCTAGTCTAAATTTCCGTAAAGATGGAGAATTAAAACAAGTTATAGACAATCTGATTGTTCATAACAATGATAATAGTTTTAAAAAAGGGACTTTTGGAGTAAATCTAATAGTACAGAAATCTAATCCTTTGTACAAAAAACACTTGTCTATATGTGTTGAAAGAAAAGTTCCTTTTTATATAACTTCTCTAGGAAATCCAAGAGAAGTTATAAGGGAAGCACATAATTATGGAGCTAAAGTATTTTGCGATGTTACCAACATGGATCACGCCCAGAAATGTTATGATATGGGATGCGATGGTTTCATAGCTGTAGGCCAAGGGGCTGGAGGTCATGCAGGAAATTTTTCTCTGCAGTTATTGGTTCCTTCACTCAATAGAAAATTTCCAGATAAAATAGTTATTTCAGCAGGGGGCATAGCAAATGGTAGTGGCATTGCTTCCATGCTCGCATTAGGTTCTGAGGGAGTCTCTATTGGCACTTTATTCATAGCTTCCAAAGAAGCTACTGTTAGCCAAGAATATAAAGACGCCATATTAGATGCTAAAATGAAAGATATTGTTTTAACTGAAAAAATTTCAGGCACTCCTTGTACTATAATAAATACGGAGTATGCAAAAAAAATAGGTTATAAGCAAAATTGGTTTGAACGTTTGATTCAACGTAATAAGACAATAAAAAAATACTTTAAAATGCTAGTGCAACTCAGAGGAATGAAAAAATTAAACGAATCTGTAAAACCTGGCAGTTATAAGACCTTGTGGTGTGCTGGTCAATCTGTAGAATTAATAGACAAGGTTAAATCCATTGAAACTATAGTTGAAGATTTACGTAATGAGATGAAAATAGCTATAGATTCTTTAAATAAAACCATATCTTAA
- the tsf gene encoding translation elongation factor Ts produces MSKVTATEVNNLRKITGSGMMDCKRALVKADGDFDKAIEILRKEGQKIAAKRSDRNSSEGVVLAKVNDDGNIGVLISLNCETDFVAKNENFIKLADSFVDLALKSDVSSKEEFLKASYEGISVEEEISKQIGVIGEKIEIGTFDKITSPFVGHYIHTGNKIASLVSFSEKTQGIESVGKDVAMQIAAMNPLALDEGDISKETIEKELEIIKEQLRGEGKPEDILEGISKGKLNKFFKDNTLVNQIFIKDKDLTVGDYVKKHNPNLKLTSFKRSAIGE; encoded by the coding sequence ATGTCAAAAGTAACGGCAACAGAAGTTAATAACTTAAGAAAGATTACAGGTTCTGGAATGATGGATTGCAAAAGAGCCTTGGTGAAAGCTGATGGAGATTTTGATAAAGCAATAGAAATTCTAAGAAAAGAAGGCCAGAAAATTGCAGCTAAGAGGTCCGACAGAAATTCATCTGAAGGGGTTGTTTTAGCAAAAGTCAATGATGATGGAAATATTGGAGTCTTGATATCCCTTAATTGTGAAACGGACTTTGTAGCGAAAAATGAGAATTTTATAAAGCTAGCAGATAGCTTTGTAGATTTGGCTCTAAAATCTGATGTAAGTTCAAAAGAGGAATTTTTGAAAGCTTCTTATGAAGGTATATCTGTAGAGGAAGAAATATCCAAACAAATTGGGGTGATAGGTGAGAAAATAGAAATAGGCACCTTTGATAAAATTACATCTCCATTTGTGGGTCACTATATACACACTGGCAACAAGATAGCATCTCTTGTTTCTTTTTCTGAGAAAACACAAGGCATAGAGTCTGTTGGGAAAGACGTAGCAATGCAGATAGCTGCCATGAATCCATTGGCTCTAGATGAAGGAGATATCTCAAAAGAGACAATTGAAAAAGAATTAGAAATAATAAAGGAGCAATTGAGAGGAGAAGGTAAACCTGAAGATATTTTAGAGGGTATCTCTAAAGGTAAACTCAATAAGTTCTTCAAGGATAATACTTTGGTAAATCAAATATTTATAAAGGACAAAGATCTAACAGTTGGTGATTATGTAAAAAAACACAATCCTAACCTAAAGCTAACTTCTTTTAAAAGATCTGCTATAGGAGAATAG
- the rpsB gene encoding 30S ribosomal protein S2, whose amino-acid sequence MSDKVEIKELLDSGVHFGHLTRRWNPNMKPYILMEKDDIHIINLRKTAAKLEEAREALKKIVSNGRKVLFVSTKIQAKNILKESIKDIDMPFISERWPGGLLTNFSTIRKTVKKMQLIDKMKNDGTFGTFSKREKLQIDRKREKLDKIFGSISDMMRLPGALFVIDVKKEHIAVKEARKLGIPVFGMVDTNSNPINIDFPIPSNDDSSTSIKKILEYVVSSIEEGIKQRVSDKEKEGLPKKDTAAEDAKLTKKARITKKADNKQEELSKKIEKSDDDTKNDSVEQEVNK is encoded by the coding sequence ATGTCAGATAAAGTAGAAATTAAAGAATTATTGGATTCGGGAGTCCACTTTGGACACTTGACTAGAAGATGGAACCCTAATATGAAACCATATATCCTAATGGAAAAGGATGATATTCATATAATAAATCTTCGAAAAACTGCAGCTAAACTAGAAGAAGCTAGAGAAGCCTTAAAAAAGATAGTGTCTAATGGGAGAAAAGTTCTATTTGTATCTACAAAAATACAGGCTAAAAATATTCTAAAAGAAAGTATAAAGGATATTGATATGCCTTTCATATCTGAAAGATGGCCAGGTGGTTTATTGACAAATTTTTCTACTATAAGAAAAACTGTCAAGAAGATGCAGTTGATAGACAAGATGAAAAACGATGGCACCTTCGGAACTTTTTCTAAACGTGAAAAACTACAAATAGACAGAAAGAGGGAAAAGTTAGATAAGATATTTGGATCTATATCTGATATGATGAGGTTACCTGGAGCGTTATTTGTGATAGATGTAAAAAAAGAACACATAGCAGTTAAAGAAGCTAGAAAATTAGGCATACCAGTATTCGGTATGGTAGATACAAACTCTAATCCTATTAATATAGATTTTCCAATTCCTTCAAATGATGACTCTTCTACTTCTATAAAGAAAATTTTAGAATATGTGGTTTCCTCCATAGAGGAAGGAATAAAGCAAAGAGTCTCTGATAAAGAAAAAGAGGGATTGCCTAAAAAAGATACAGCTGCCGAAGATGCTAAGTTAACAAAGAAAGCCAGAATTACTAAGAAGGCTGATAACAAGCAAGAAGAATTATCAAAAAAGATTGAAAAGTCTGATGATGATACAAAAAATGATAGTGTTGAACAAGAAGTAAACAAATAA